From a region of the Pseudomonas fulva 12-X genome:
- a CDS encoding amino acid deaminase/aldolase, with amino-acid sequence MRSVENPPPPTVRDYAYYREALAGVQLPAAFIDLDALIANLQRLGNRAGGLPVRLVTKSIRSVEMLRTIMAAGPFMQGLLCYCAAEAAWLAGLGFDDIVVAYPTVDERSLVKVACQLRRGRSITLMVDNPAQVQAINEIAMTEGVVMPLAIDLDMSSVFPGLYFGVHRSPINDVASALGLAANIASRQSVVLRGLMGYEGQIAGLMDAVPGQAIRNGIIRFLKRRSIVEVNKRREQVVQALQKAGHTLQFVNGGGTGSFESTRLDPSVTELAAGSGLYAPTLFDHYQAFELMPAAGFALPVTRTQAPGVMVCSGGGYIASGPAGKDRLPRPWLPSGCRLIDNEAAGEVQTPLLHTLAHALNIGEPVLFRHAKAGELCERFDELLVISSGRVVNRVPTYRGEGKNFF; translated from the coding sequence ATGCGCAGTGTCGAAAATCCCCCGCCGCCCACTGTTCGCGATTACGCCTATTACCGAGAGGCGCTGGCTGGGGTGCAGCTGCCCGCCGCCTTCATCGACCTGGATGCGCTCATCGCAAACCTGCAGCGCCTGGGCAACCGTGCTGGGGGCTTGCCCGTGCGGCTGGTGACCAAATCCATACGTTCGGTGGAGATGCTCCGCACGATCATGGCCGCGGGGCCATTCATGCAGGGCCTGCTGTGCTACTGCGCCGCCGAGGCCGCCTGGCTGGCCGGCTTGGGGTTTGACGACATCGTCGTGGCTTACCCGACGGTCGATGAACGCAGCCTGGTAAAAGTCGCTTGCCAATTGCGCCGAGGACGCTCGATTACCTTGATGGTCGATAACCCCGCCCAGGTGCAGGCGATCAACGAGATAGCCATGACAGAAGGTGTGGTCATGCCGTTGGCGATCGATCTGGATATGTCATCGGTTTTTCCCGGGCTGTACTTCGGCGTACACCGCTCGCCGATCAATGACGTGGCGAGTGCGCTCGGGCTGGCAGCCAACATCGCCTCGCGCCAGAGCGTCGTATTGCGGGGGCTGATGGGCTATGAAGGGCAAATTGCCGGGCTGATGGACGCAGTGCCAGGGCAAGCTATCAGGAATGGAATCATCCGTTTTCTCAAGCGCCGCTCCATTGTCGAAGTCAATAAACGCCGTGAGCAGGTCGTGCAGGCATTGCAAAAGGCTGGCCATACCCTGCAATTCGTGAATGGCGGCGGCACGGGCAGTTTTGAAAGTACCCGCCTCGACCCTTCGGTTACCGAGTTGGCAGCCGGATCCGGCTTGTACGCACCGACCCTGTTCGACCATTACCAAGCCTTTGAACTGATGCCCGCTGCCGGTTTCGCCTTGCCGGTGACACGCACCCAGGCACCCGGCGTGATGGTGTGCTCAGGCGGCGGTTACATCGCCTCCGGGCCAGCGGGCAAGGACCGGCTGCCCCGGCCATGGCTGCCCAGCGGCTGCCGGCTGATCGACAACGAAGCCGCCGGCGAAGTACAGACCCCGTTGCTGCACACCCTGGCGCACGCGTTGAACATCGGTGAGCCTGTTCTGTTTCGTCACGCCAAGGCGGGCGAGCTGTGTGAGCGTTTCGATGAACTGTTGGTAATCAGCAGCGGGCGCGTGGTGAACCGTGTACCGACTTACCGCGGCGAAGGCAAAAACTTCTTCTGA
- a CDS encoding efflux RND transporter permease subunit, with protein sequence MNFSQFFIQRPIFAAVLSLIILIGGAISLFQLPISEYPEVVPPTVVVRADFPGANPKVIGETVASPLEQAIVGVEGMLYMSSQATNDGRMTLTITFALGTDLDTAQVQVQNRVTRTQPTLPTEVQRLGVTVDKASSDMTMVVHLTSPNDAYDMLYLSNYASLNIKDELSRLDGVGDVQLFGLGDYSMRVWLDPDKVASRGLTATDVVNAIREQNRQVAAGSLGAPPAASDNSFQLSINTQGRLVNEEEFENIVVRAGENGEITRLKDIARIELGSKQYALRSLLNNKPAVAMPIFQRPGSNAIAISDAVRERMAELKQSFPEGVDYEIVYDPTIFVRGSIEAVVHTLLEAIVLVVLVVILFLQTWRASIIPLAAVPVSLIGTFAVMHMFGFSLNALSLFGLVLAIGIVVDDAIVVVENVERNIGLGKTPLEATRQAMKEVTGPIVATALVLCAVFVPTAFISGLTGQFYQQFALTIAISTVISAFNSLTLSPALAAVLLKGHHEPKDRFSVVLDRLFGRWLFNPFNRVFERASHGYVGTVRRVVRGSGIALILYAGLMGLTYMGFSSTPTGFVPPQDKQYLVAFAQLPDAASLDRSEAVIKRMSDIAAKHPGVENTVSFPGLSINGFTNSPNSGIVFVTLKDFDQRKDASLSANAIAADLNGQFSSIQEAYIAIFPPPPVMGLGTIGGFRVQLQDRGSLGYEELYKQTQNIIAKSQNVPELAGLFTSYQVNVPQVEANLDREKAKTHGVAIDDIFDTMQVYLGSLYANDFNRFGRTYQVNVQADQRFRLDAEQIGQLKVRNNRGEMIPLSTFVKVSDTSGPDRVMHYNGFITAEINGAAAPGYSSGQAEAAMAKLLKEELPNGMSYEWTELTYQQILAGNTALFVFPLCVLLAFLVLAAQYESWSLPLAVILIVPTVLLSAITGVILSGGDNNIFTQIGLIVLVGLACKNAILIVEFAKEQQEHGLDRVAAVLEACRLRLRPILMTSFAFIMGVVPLVISSGAGAEMRHAMGVAVFSGMLGVTFFGLLLTPVFYVLIRGFVEKRQARKQQARLQEAQA encoded by the coding sequence ATGAACTTCTCGCAGTTCTTCATCCAGCGGCCGATCTTCGCCGCCGTGCTGTCGCTGATCATCCTGATCGGCGGTGCCATCTCGCTGTTCCAGCTGCCGATCAGCGAATACCCGGAAGTGGTGCCGCCCACCGTGGTGGTGCGTGCCGACTTCCCCGGCGCCAACCCCAAAGTCATCGGTGAAACCGTGGCTTCGCCGCTCGAACAGGCCATCGTCGGCGTCGAGGGGATGCTCTACATGTCGTCCCAGGCGACCAACGACGGACGCATGACGCTGACCATCACCTTCGCTCTGGGCACCGATCTGGACACTGCTCAGGTGCAGGTGCAGAACCGTGTGACGCGCACCCAGCCGACCCTGCCGACCGAAGTGCAGCGTCTCGGCGTGACGGTCGACAAGGCGTCGTCTGACATGACCATGGTCGTGCACCTGACCTCGCCCAACGACGCCTATGACATGCTCTACCTTTCCAACTACGCCTCCCTGAACATCAAGGACGAACTGTCGCGTCTCGATGGTGTGGGTGATGTGCAGCTGTTCGGCCTCGGTGACTACTCGATGCGCGTTTGGCTGGACCCGGACAAGGTCGCCTCCCGCGGGCTGACCGCCACCGATGTGGTCAACGCCATTCGCGAGCAGAATCGTCAGGTGGCGGCCGGCTCTCTCGGTGCGCCGCCAGCAGCCAGCGACAACAGCTTCCAGCTGTCGATCAACACCCAGGGCCGTCTGGTGAATGAGGAAGAGTTCGAGAACATCGTGGTGCGCGCCGGCGAGAACGGCGAAATCACCCGCCTCAAGGACATCGCCCGCATCGAACTGGGCTCCAAGCAATACGCCCTGCGTTCGCTGCTCAACAACAAGCCCGCCGTGGCCATGCCGATCTTCCAGCGCCCGGGCTCCAACGCCATCGCCATTTCCGATGCGGTGCGCGAGCGCATGGCCGAGCTCAAGCAGAGCTTCCCGGAAGGCGTGGACTACGAAATCGTCTACGACCCGACCATCTTCGTGCGCGGCTCCATCGAAGCGGTGGTGCACACCCTGCTCGAAGCCATCGTGCTGGTGGTGCTGGTGGTGATCCTGTTCCTGCAGACCTGGCGCGCCTCGATCATACCCCTGGCCGCCGTGCCGGTGTCGCTGATCGGCACCTTCGCGGTCATGCACATGTTCGGCTTCTCGCTCAACGCCCTGTCACTGTTCGGGCTGGTATTGGCCATCGGCATCGTGGTGGATGACGCCATCGTCGTGGTGGAGAACGTCGAACGCAACATCGGTCTCGGCAAGACGCCGCTGGAGGCGACCCGTCAGGCCATGAAGGAAGTCACCGGGCCGATCGTCGCCACCGCCCTGGTGCTCTGCGCCGTGTTCGTGCCGACCGCGTTCATCTCCGGCCTCACCGGGCAGTTCTATCAACAGTTCGCGCTAACCATCGCGATCTCCACGGTGATCTCCGCCTTCAACTCGCTGACCCTGTCGCCAGCCTTGGCCGCCGTATTGCTCAAAGGTCATCACGAGCCCAAGGACCGTTTCTCGGTGGTGCTCGACCGCCTGTTCGGGCGCTGGCTGTTCAACCCCTTCAACCGCGTGTTCGAGCGAGCCAGCCATGGCTACGTCGGCACCGTGCGCCGTGTGGTACGCGGCAGCGGCATCGCCCTGATTCTTTACGCGGGGCTGATGGGGCTGACCTACATGGGCTTTTCCAGCACGCCGACCGGCTTCGTGCCGCCCCAGGACAAGCAGTACCTGGTGGCCTTCGCCCAGTTGCCGGACGCCGCCAGCCTGGACCGCAGCGAAGCGGTGATCAAGCGCATGTCGGATATCGCCGCCAAACACCCGGGCGTGGAAAACACCGTGTCGTTCCCGGGCCTGTCGATCAACGGCTTCACCAACAGCCCGAACAGCGGCATCGTGTTCGTCACCCTCAAGGACTTCGATCAGCGCAAGGACGCCTCGCTGAGCGCCAACGCCATTGCCGCCGACCTCAACGGCCAGTTCTCCAGCATTCAGGAAGCCTACATCGCCATCTTCCCGCCACCGCCGGTGATGGGCCTGGGCACCATTGGCGGCTTCCGCGTGCAGCTGCAGGACCGTGGCAGCCTGGGGTACGAAGAGCTGTACAAGCAGACCCAGAACATCATCGCCAAGAGCCAGAACGTGCCGGAGCTGGCCGGGCTGTTCACCAGCTACCAGGTCAACGTGCCTCAGGTGGAAGCCAACCTCGACCGCGAGAAGGCCAAGACCCACGGTGTGGCCATCGATGACATCTTCGACACCATGCAGGTCTACCTCGGCTCGCTGTACGCAAACGACTTCAACCGTTTTGGCCGTACCTACCAGGTCAACGTGCAGGCCGACCAGCGCTTCCGCCTGGATGCCGAGCAGATCGGCCAGCTGAAGGTGCGCAACAACCGCGGCGAGATGATCCCGCTGTCGACCTTCGTCAAGGTCAGCGACACCTCCGGCCCGGACCGGGTGATGCACTACAACGGCTTCATCACCGCGGAGATCAACGGCGCCGCAGCACCCGGCTACAGCTCCGGCCAGGCCGAAGCGGCGATGGCCAAGCTGCTCAAGGAAGAACTGCCCAACGGCATGAGCTACGAGTGGACCGAGCTGACCTACCAGCAGATCCTCGCCGGCAATACCGCGCTGTTCGTGTTCCCGCTCTGCGTACTGCTGGCCTTCCTGGTGCTGGCCGCCCAGTACGAGAGCTGGAGCCTGCCTCTGGCGGTGATCCTGATCGTGCCGACGGTGCTCTTGTCGGCCATCACCGGGGTGATCCTGTCCGGTGGCGACAACAACATCTTCACCCAGATCGGCCTGATCGTATTGGTTGGCCTGGCATGCAAGAACGCCATTCTGATCGTCGAGTTCGCCAAGGAGCAACAGGAGCACGGCCTGGA
- a CDS encoding aldehyde dehydrogenase family protein, whose product MSRVDESESRPHDNLLSCEEEISRIAFENARTALRAHSQLSIQARLAELCKLKHAILAHRSMIIERVMQEVGKCRTDALIAEILGTLDWLNWLENNAERLLKPEKVKTPITLLGKQSMLLHEPLGVVLIICPWNYPFHNAITGIAAAIATGNTVVYKPSEHAPCKGLVEQVLACSPMLQALVQVVYGDGSLGSALIDQQPAKIFFTGSGPTGSKIMAQASRELIPVELELGGKDPMIVFADAPIARSVAGALWGAFTNAGQSCSGVERLLVEHSVLDRFVDSLVQEAEKLVVRCGDNGDADIGRMTVGFQRDKVIEHVLDALDRGARLRFGGIPDANSLTVQPIILDRVTPDMRVWNEETFGPVLPIMAFTSEAHAIELANDTRYGLCASVFSADEQRALRVAGALEVGGVSINNVNMSEGNPGLPFGGAKKSGFGKLRGPEGLLGFTRSKAILVDKAASKIEANWYPYTSRKFQLFERFIQALYGPQRLRLLAIAWHGLRLEAFSQKPRD is encoded by the coding sequence ATGAGCCGCGTCGATGAATCTGAATCCCGCCCTCACGACAATCTGCTGTCCTGTGAGGAGGAGATTTCCCGGATCGCATTCGAAAACGCCCGCACGGCCTTGCGTGCCCATTCGCAGCTGTCGATCCAGGCGCGTCTGGCCGAGTTGTGCAAACTCAAGCACGCGATCCTGGCCCACCGTTCGATGATCATCGAGCGGGTCATGCAGGAGGTTGGCAAATGTCGGACAGATGCATTGATCGCGGAAATCCTTGGCACTCTCGATTGGCTCAACTGGCTGGAAAACAATGCCGAACGGCTGCTGAAACCTGAGAAGGTCAAAACGCCGATTACATTGTTGGGCAAGCAGTCAATGCTGCTGCACGAACCCCTGGGTGTGGTACTGATCATCTGCCCCTGGAACTATCCGTTCCATAACGCGATTACAGGCATTGCCGCGGCGATTGCGACGGGTAATACGGTGGTCTACAAACCCTCCGAGCACGCGCCTTGCAAAGGCCTGGTTGAGCAGGTACTGGCATGCTCTCCCATGCTCCAGGCCCTGGTTCAGGTTGTTTACGGCGATGGCAGCCTGGGCTCGGCGTTGATCGATCAACAACCGGCGAAGATCTTTTTTACCGGCAGTGGCCCCACCGGCAGCAAGATCATGGCCCAGGCCAGTCGCGAGTTGATCCCCGTCGAGCTGGAGCTGGGCGGTAAAGACCCGATGATCGTGTTTGCCGACGCGCCGATAGCACGCTCGGTAGCGGGTGCGTTGTGGGGTGCTTTCACCAATGCCGGACAATCCTGCAGCGGCGTGGAGCGCTTATTGGTAGAGCACAGCGTGCTGGATCGTTTCGTCGACAGCCTGGTCCAGGAAGCGGAAAAACTGGTCGTACGCTGTGGCGATAACGGCGACGCCGACATCGGGCGCATGACCGTCGGCTTTCAGCGCGACAAGGTCATCGAGCATGTTCTAGATGCTCTGGATCGCGGTGCCCGCCTGCGCTTCGGTGGCATACCCGATGCGAATTCCCTGACCGTGCAGCCAATCATTCTGGACCGTGTCACGCCGGACATGCGTGTCTGGAACGAGGAGACGTTCGGGCCGGTATTGCCGATCATGGCCTTCACCAGTGAAGCTCATGCCATTGAGCTGGCCAATGACACCCGTTACGGCCTGTGCGCCAGTGTGTTCAGTGCCGATGAGCAGCGCGCACTGCGGGTGGCCGGTGCACTCGAGGTCGGTGGTGTTTCGATCAACAACGTCAACATGAGCGAAGGCAATCCAGGCCTGCCGTTCGGCGGGGCGAAGAAAAGTGGCTTCGGAAAACTGCGTGGGCCGGAAGGGTTGCTGGGATTCACGCGTAGCAAGGCCATACTGGTCGACAAGGCCGCCAGCAAGATCGAAGCCAACTGGTATCCCTACACATCGCGCAAATTCCAACTGTTCGAACGCTTCATTCAGGCGCTGTATGGGCCGCAGCGTTTGCGCCTGCTGGCAATCGCCTGGCATGGCCTCAGGCTTGAAGCCTTCAGCCAAAAGCCGCGTGATTGA
- a CDS encoding coniferyl aldehyde dehydrogenase, which yields MNQPLSNLPSSLEPVPLIDELFTAQQAAVHAQGAPTYEQRITALNAVLRLVSDHQAQLLEAVCADFGNRSFAETQLSELMPIVNGIKHIRSHLKAWMRPSKRKVGLAFKPATARVIYQPLGVVGILSPWNYPLTLTLVPLVEALAAGNRVMIKPSELTPNTALLLQELLAKTFPADQVSVVIGDAQVASRFSELPFDHLIFTGSTQVGRVVMAAAARNLTPVTLELGGKSPVVLTADFPLKKAARLIAIGKLFNAGQTCVAPDYVLVPRHLVEHFASEWVAAAKQLYPTIDGNKDYTSIISQRHYERLLNLVDQAVVAGAKVWQDKAFDQTAERKIPPTLLTDVPLNSDIMREEIFGPLLPVVAYDTLDEALAFINKRPKPLALYCFSNDRASIDHVVQQTRSGGVTINGTMLHATQDDLPFGGVGESGTGAYHGYEGFVRLSHARGVFKLSPFNMSDKVSAPYGRLTRLVVRLMLGR from the coding sequence ATGAATCAGCCTCTCAGCAACCTGCCCTCGTCGCTTGAGCCCGTGCCGTTAATCGATGAATTGTTCACGGCTCAGCAAGCCGCCGTGCACGCCCAGGGAGCCCCCACCTACGAGCAGCGTATCACGGCCCTGAACGCCGTGTTGCGCCTGGTCAGCGATCACCAGGCGCAACTGCTGGAAGCGGTGTGCGCGGATTTCGGCAACCGCTCGTTTGCCGAGACCCAACTCAGCGAGCTGATGCCCATCGTCAACGGCATCAAGCATATTCGCTCGCACCTCAAAGCCTGGATGCGCCCCAGCAAACGCAAAGTGGGCTTGGCCTTCAAGCCCGCCACGGCGCGGGTGATCTATCAGCCCCTGGGCGTAGTCGGCATTCTGTCACCATGGAATTACCCGCTGACACTGACCCTCGTGCCGCTGGTCGAAGCGCTGGCGGCAGGCAATCGGGTGATGATCAAGCCATCGGAACTGACGCCCAATACCGCCCTGTTGCTACAAGAGCTACTGGCCAAAACCTTCCCCGCCGACCAGGTCAGCGTGGTCATCGGTGATGCGCAAGTGGCCAGCCGCTTCAGCGAACTGCCGTTCGACCACCTGATATTTACCGGCTCTACCCAGGTCGGGCGCGTAGTAATGGCGGCTGCGGCGCGCAACCTGACACCAGTGACGCTGGAATTGGGCGGCAAATCCCCAGTGGTACTCACTGCGGATTTCCCACTCAAGAAAGCTGCGCGACTGATCGCCATCGGCAAACTGTTCAACGCAGGTCAAACCTGCGTCGCCCCCGACTATGTGCTGGTGCCGCGCCATCTGGTCGAGCACTTTGCCAGCGAATGGGTGGCAGCAGCCAAGCAGCTGTATCCCACCATCGACGGCAACAAGGACTACACCTCGATCATCTCCCAGCGCCACTACGAACGTCTGTTGAATCTGGTCGATCAGGCCGTCGTGGCCGGAGCCAAGGTGTGGCAGGACAAGGCGTTCGACCAGACTGCCGAGCGCAAAATCCCGCCCACCCTGCTGACTGACGTGCCCTTGAACAGCGATATCATGCGCGAGGAAATTTTTGGCCCGCTGTTGCCCGTCGTGGCCTATGACACACTCGACGAGGCACTCGCTTTCATCAACAAGCGGCCCAAACCGTTGGCGCTGTATTGCTTCTCCAATGATCGAGCCAGCATCGACCATGTGGTGCAGCAAACCCGCTCCGGTGGCGTGACCATCAATGGCACGATGCTGCATGCCACCCAGGACGACCTGCCCTTTGGCGGCGTCGGTGAAAGCGGCACAGGCGCCTATCACGGCTATGAAGGCTTCGTGCGCCTGTCCCATGCCCGAGGCGTATTCAAACTGAGTCCCTTCAATATGTCCGACAAGGTCTCGGCACCCTATGGGCGGCTGACCCGCCTGGTGGTCCGCCTGATGCTTGGCAGGTAG
- the mexE gene encoding multidrug efflux RND transporter periplasmic adaptor subunit MexE has translation MEQPTTRLWQFPLALTAALVLAACGKSQETAQQMPAPKVSVAEVIEQPLNEWDEFTGRLEAPESVQVRPRVSGFIDKVSFTEGALVKKGDLLFQIDPRPFQAEVKRLEAQLQQARSNLARTSKEAQRGERLRESNAISTELAEARKTAAEEAKAAVAGIQAELDNARLNLSFTRVTAPIDGRVSRAEVTAGNLVTASESLLTSLVSTDKVYAYFDADERAFLKYTELARKAGHDSRGKSPVYLGLSNETGNPHLGQLDFLDNQVNPRTGTIRGRAVFDNRDGQFTPGLYARLKLVGSDTYDAMLVQDVAIGTDLGKKFVLVLGDNNTVAYRSVELGPKLEGLRIVRSGLAKGDRVVVNGLQRALPGSTVDPEAVPMADEKTLATLEKQRKAVASARKNDEPLKLSLK, from the coding sequence ATGGAACAGCCCACTACAAGACTCTGGCAATTTCCCCTCGCCCTCACCGCAGCCCTGGTGCTCGCCGCCTGTGGCAAATCCCAGGAAACCGCACAGCAGATGCCGGCGCCGAAGGTAAGCGTGGCCGAGGTCATCGAGCAGCCGCTCAACGAGTGGGACGAATTCACCGGTCGCCTGGAAGCCCCGGAATCGGTTCAGGTCCGCCCACGTGTCTCCGGCTTCATCGACAAGGTCAGCTTTACCGAAGGCGCGCTGGTAAAGAAAGGCGACCTGCTGTTCCAGATCGACCCGCGGCCCTTCCAGGCCGAGGTCAAACGCCTGGAAGCCCAGCTGCAGCAGGCCCGTTCCAACCTGGCCCGCACCAGCAAGGAAGCCCAGCGTGGCGAGCGCCTGCGTGAAAGCAACGCGATTTCCACCGAGCTGGCCGAAGCGCGCAAAACCGCCGCCGAGGAAGCCAAGGCCGCGGTGGCCGGCATCCAGGCCGAACTCGACAACGCCCGCCTGAACCTCAGCTTCACCCGCGTTACTGCGCCTATCGACGGCCGCGTCAGCCGAGCCGAAGTGACCGCCGGCAATCTGGTGACCGCCAGTGAATCGCTGCTCACCTCGCTGGTATCTACCGACAAGGTGTATGCCTACTTCGACGCCGACGAGCGCGCTTTCCTCAAGTACACCGAACTGGCACGCAAGGCCGGTCACGATAGTCGCGGTAAGAGCCCGGTGTACCTGGGCCTGTCCAACGAAACCGGCAACCCGCACCTGGGCCAGCTGGACTTTCTCGACAACCAGGTCAATCCGCGTACCGGCACCATTCGCGGCCGTGCGGTGTTCGACAACCGTGACGGTCAGTTCACCCCAGGCCTATATGCCCGCCTGAAGCTGGTCGGCAGCGACACCTACGACGCCATGCTGGTGCAGGACGTTGCGATCGGTACCGACCTGGGCAAGAAGTTCGTGCTGGTACTCGGCGACAACAACACCGTGGCCTACCGCTCGGTGGAGCTGGGACCGAAGCTCGAAGGCCTGCGCATCGTGCGCAGCGGTCTGGCCAAGGGCGACCGGGTAGTGGTCAACGGCCTGCAGCGCGCCCTGCCCGGCAGCACCGTGGACCCCGAAGCCGTGCCGATGGCCGACGAGAAAACCCTCGCCACCCTGGAAAAACAGCGCAAGGCGGTAGCCTCGGCGCGGAAAAATGACGAGCCGCTGAAGCTCAGCCTCAAGTAA
- a CDS encoding AraC family transcriptional regulator, whose translation MLAPLRHTADLPVNLLRSLADLIAQLGLDSSRLCMGLGFNVADLGNPQSRVSIRQACLMIKRALEMTKGRDRGLGLDMSATESITAMGLVGYAMLTSATLGSAIALGIDLQKQTGALLSFEHIESPGHITLQATCPFHEPEILTFLVEEAFGMLLNIARSLAGPTFTPSLIELSYPRPAYADHYEHLFRCPVHFDRKSNLFVCANHWANTPIATHDALSNRQVVELLEMSADRGGELEFIESVERILRRDLRTPLSLSAVASQLCMSDRTLRRRLAQNDISYQAILDELRKQRALSLLGNVHLTLDEVAYEVGFSDAQNFRKAFKRWTGHGPRQTRA comes from the coding sequence ATGCTTGCCCCACTTCGGCACACCGCGGATTTACCGGTGAACCTGCTGCGCAGCCTGGCGGATCTGATTGCGCAATTAGGCCTGGACTCCAGCCGGCTGTGCATGGGGCTGGGGTTCAATGTCGCCGATCTGGGCAACCCGCAAAGCCGGGTTTCGATTCGTCAAGCCTGCCTGATGATCAAACGCGCCCTGGAGATGACCAAGGGGCGTGACCGAGGGCTGGGCCTGGACATGAGCGCGACCGAGTCCATCACCGCCATGGGCCTGGTAGGTTACGCCATGTTGACCAGCGCCACGCTCGGCAGCGCGATAGCTCTGGGCATCGACCTGCAGAAGCAGACCGGCGCGCTGTTGAGCTTTGAGCATATTGAATCTCCCGGGCATATCACGCTCCAGGCCACATGCCCGTTTCATGAGCCCGAGATTCTGACCTTTCTTGTCGAGGAGGCCTTCGGGATGCTGCTCAATATTGCCCGTTCGCTGGCGGGCCCGACGTTCACCCCGTCCTTGATCGAACTGAGTTATCCAAGGCCTGCTTACGCCGATCACTATGAGCACTTGTTCAGATGCCCGGTGCACTTTGATCGCAAGAGCAATTTATTCGTCTGCGCCAATCACTGGGCCAACACCCCCATCGCCACCCACGACGCGCTAAGCAATCGACAGGTCGTCGAGCTGCTGGAGATGAGTGCCGATAGAGGTGGTGAGCTTGAATTCATCGAGTCCGTCGAGCGCATTCTGCGTCGTGATCTGCGTACGCCCCTCAGCCTGTCAGCAGTTGCCTCACAACTGTGCATGAGCGATCGAACCCTGCGCCGCCGCCTCGCCCAGAACGATATCTCCTATCAGGCCATCCTCGATGAGCTGCGCAAACAACGCGCCCTGTCGCTGCTGGGCAATGTGCACCTGACCCTGGATGAGGTCGCCTACGAAGTGGGGTTCAGCGACGCGCAGAACTTTCGTAAGGCGTTCAAGCGCTGGACTGGGCACGGGCCACGGCAAACGCGCGCTTGA